CGCAATCAAGGTTGTAGGCCTTATCCTGACAGGCGTAGACCCGTTGGTCCGCTCCGATGATGGGCAGAATTTGCTGGTAGGGGCACCACTGGTAGTGTTTATCGAATTTTTCGTCCAGTTCGTGATAGGCATCAAAAACTTCGAAACCCTCTGATTGCAGTTCTTCTTTAGCTCGCTGGGTCTGTTCTTTGATTCTTCCAAATACTGGCGCGTGGTAGCGGTTATTTTCATGACCGTCATTGCTGACCACGCATCCTGAAAATTTTATACTGTCCACTCCCGCATTCTTGAGTTTTTGGCCCATTTCAAAGACGTGATCGGCATTATCTCGGTTGATGACGTAACTGACACCCAGAAAACATTTACCGTTCAGCTTCTTGAAATTTTCGATGTTGGTCATGATCTTGGAGAATTCATCCTCAGCAACCGAGCGAAAGCGCGAATAGCTGGGACCGTCCCAGCCGTCCATGGAGATTCTGAGCCATGTGCCTATGGAGGCAAATACCTCGGCTACTTCGCCGTGCAGCAAGCCGCCGTTGGTCAGAGTGGCGATGCTCACTCCGCCTTCAGCCAGAGTTCGTGCCGTTGTTGCCAGTTGCGGATAACAAAGCGGTTCCCCTCCGCCACTGAAAGTTACAGCCTTGACACCCATCTCAATACAATCAGTGACTATCTCTTTCATTTTTGCAGCAGGGATACGGTCGGCAATGGACATGTCCTGTCCCAATTGCAAGTTTGGATTGCGGTACGCGCAGTAAGAACAACTGTGGTTGCATGTATTGGTCGGCTTGATGCGGATATGGAGAGGTGCTTCGGTACGCTCCGATTCCGGGGGTAGTGAATCCAGTTTGTGCTGGTAATGGAAAATTTTCAGGTTGGTGTAGAGCTGCATGTAATCCCCCGTTTATTCGAAGTAGATGAATTCATAGTCGCCGGAATAATTGAATTCCTTGAAAAGCCATTCCCACTCTTTCTTACTAAAAAAAGATTCGCAGGTCAGTGCCCAGCATTGGAGGTTAAACAATTCCTGCTCATTGCGGAAGCTTTCAACGCAAAGATATTTATTTCGTCCGACCCGTTCCATTTCCGCAAGGGCTTTTTTGAAATTGAAAACCGGCAGATTGTGCAGGGAGTTGATGGAGATTACCAGATCGAATTCTCCATCTACATAAGGGAACGGTTCTTCGGCCCGCTGGATGAACAGGCTGTTTCGTATTTCTTCTCTGGCGCCTTCGAGTCCGTGGCGGGAAATATCAAATCCGTGAACTTCCATGCCTAGCTTGTGCAGTTCATAGAGCAGGAATGCTTTGCCGCAGCCCACATCCAGAACACGCGAACCTTTGTTGAGTCCGTATGTTTCGATCATTTTTTCGGCCACCGGGGTCCAGTATCCTGCCAAATAGCGATAGCCTCCATAGCCGTAGCGGCGGTCGCCGTCCCAGTAATCGAATTCGTATTCTTTGGCCTTGAGCATGCACTGAACTTTCTCGTCCATCATGCGCGGCAGGTATTCGCGTTTGGTTGATGTATGCAGCGGAGTGACTAAGTTTAATAAATTTCCCATAATATTTTATATGATGCGCTATGCGTTTTTGGATGAAATGATTTCGCCTCCGGCGGCTTAAGGAGCTAAGCCCCTTAATAATCCCTAGTTGTTATAATTGGAGCTTATTTTAAAAGTTTGCGGGTCTGTTCAACAATATTTTCAGCAGTCAGTCCGTTGTGGGCGAAGTGTTCCAGCTGAGAGCCGTAATTTTCGCTGAAAGAATCAGGCAACCCGATTCGCTTCATGCGTAGCGGGTTGGGCAGACATGCTTCCGCAAGGATTTCAGTCACTGCGCTGCCGAGTCCGCCAAGGATGGTATTTTCTTCCACGGTGATAATCGCCCGAGTTTCCCGGGCCCGCGAAATTATGGCCTCGTTGTCCAGCGGTTTGATGGTCGGTAAATGCAAAATAGATGCTTCGATCCCAGCCTCAGCTAGTAATTCCCCGGCCTGTTTCATGATTCCCAGCATGACCCCGCAGCCGATCAGCAGCACATCCTTACCTTCGCGATAGGAGTATGCTTTGCCGATCTCAAATGAATTTCCAGAGAGGGGGGCCTTGGTGACGATGGGGTCGTAGCCTTTGGCTAAGCGGATGAAAATGGGCCCTTGATGATTCAAGGTGTGGGGCATAATCCGGTTCATCTCTTCAGCATCGGCCGGGGAAAGTACGGTCAGGTTGGGAATAACCCGCAGAATGGAAATATCTTCCGTGGCCCAGTGGGTGGGGCCGAGCGGGGCATAAACTAGACCTCCGCCATTGCCGATGAAACGCACATTCAAATTGTGCATACAGGCATCGAGCAGCAATTGCTCGTAGCAACGGCGGGTCAGGAAACTCTGGATGGTGTTAACGTAGACCACCTTCCCTTCATGAGCCATACCACAGGCCATTCCAACGGTATGTGCTTCGGCAATTCCTTCCATGAAAAAACGCTTCGGCATCTCTTCTTGGAAATGGGAGAGAGTTCCCGCGCCGAGATCGGAACCTATAAAGACAACCCGCTCATCTTTTTTAGCCAATTGGTAGACCTGTTCCAAGCAGGCTTTACGCATGGTAATTCTCGATACTTTTAATGATCATAGCGTGGTCTTCGGCAGACATTTTTGTTTTGTGATGCCAAGTGGGATTGTTTTCAGCTGTAGGTATGCCTTTGCCTTTTATGGTATGACAGATGATTGCTGACGGTTTTTCTTTTGCAAAGGGCAGGTCAACGAAAGTCTGTTCCAGTGCGGTTACATCGTGTCCGTTCACCTCGCGCACTTCGAATCCAAAGCTTTTCCATTTGTCAGCAAAGGGTTCTAGGCCGGAAATATCTTCGGTTGCGCCGTAGGATTGCAGCTTGTTGTAATCCACAATGGCGGTCAGGTTGCTGAGCTTCTGGCGGGCCGCACTCATGGCTGCTTCCCAGACGGCTCCTTCGCCGCATTCACCGTCACCGAGTACGGTAAAAACTCGGCTGGTTGAGTTGTCGATTTTGAGTGCCGCAGCAATACCCACAGCAAAGGATAGTCCGTGCCCAAGGCTTCCGGTGGCGAACTCCACCCCCGGAGTCTTGGTTGTGGGGTGACCGCCCAGTAGCCCCTCAAAGGAACAGAAGCTGAACAGTTCTCCCTCAGTTATAAATCCTTTATCGGCTAGCAAAACATAGAGAGTCAGACAGCCATGCCCCTTACTGAGGATTAAACGGTCCCGCTCTGGCAATTGCGGGTCAGCAGGATCATATTTTAAAACCGAGTCATAAAGCACGCGCAATATTTCCACCAAAGACATGGACGGACCGACATGGCCGCGTCCTGCATGGTGGAGCACATCCACTATTTTTTTTCTGAGCTGTTTAGAACGCTGGTCCAAGTCCTTTCTCCAAATGTATTAGCGCAAGTTCAGTGCGGTTAAAATCTTCTGATCT
This DNA window, taken from Marinifilum sp. JC120, encodes the following:
- a CDS encoding radical SAM protein: MQLYTNLKIFHYQHKLDSLPPESERTEAPLHIRIKPTNTCNHSCSYCAYRNPNLQLGQDMSIADRIPAAKMKEIVTDCIEMGVKAVTFSGGGEPLCYPQLATTARTLAEGGVSIATLTNGGLLHGEVAEVFASIGTWLRISMDGWDGPSYSRFRSVAEDEFSKIMTNIENFKKLNGKCFLGVSYVINRDNADHVFEMGQKLKNAGVDSIKFSGCVVSNDGHENNRYHAPVFGRIKEQTQRAKEELQSEGFEVFDAYHELDEKFDKHYQWCPYQQILPIIGADQRVYACQDKAYNLDCGELGSIKDVRFKDFWFNNRDKFFKINPSKHCNHHCVSNGKNMLIHDYLNANPDHLPFV
- a CDS encoding class I SAM-dependent methyltransferase; the encoded protein is MGNLLNLVTPLHTSTKREYLPRMMDEKVQCMLKAKEYEFDYWDGDRRYGYGGYRYLAGYWTPVAEKMIETYGLNKGSRVLDVGCGKAFLLYELHKLGMEVHGFDISRHGLEGAREEIRNSLFIQRAEEPFPYVDGEFDLVISINSLHNLPVFNFKKALAEMERVGRNKYLCVESFRNEQELFNLQCWALTCESFFSKKEWEWLFKEFNYSGDYEFIYFE
- a CDS encoding transketolase; protein product: MRKACLEQVYQLAKKDERVVFIGSDLGAGTLSHFQEEMPKRFFMEGIAEAHTVGMACGMAHEGKVVYVNTIQSFLTRRCYEQLLLDACMHNLNVRFIGNGGGLVYAPLGPTHWATEDISILRVIPNLTVLSPADAEEMNRIMPHTLNHQGPIFIRLAKGYDPIVTKAPLSGNSFEIGKAYSYREGKDVLLIGCGVMLGIMKQAGELLAEAGIEASILHLPTIKPLDNEAIISRARETRAIITVEENTILGGLGSAVTEILAEACLPNPLRMKRIGLPDSFSENYGSQLEHFAHNGLTAENIVEQTRKLLK
- a CDS encoding transketolase translates to MDQRSKQLRKKIVDVLHHAGRGHVGPSMSLVEILRVLYDSVLKYDPADPQLPERDRLILSKGHGCLTLYVLLADKGFITEGELFSFCSFEGLLGGHPTTKTPGVEFATGSLGHGLSFAVGIAAALKIDNSTSRVFTVLGDGECGEGAVWEAAMSAARQKLSNLTAIVDYNKLQSYGATEDISGLEPFADKWKSFGFEVREVNGHDVTALEQTFVDLPFAKEKPSAIICHTIKGKGIPTAENNPTWHHKTKMSAEDHAMIIKSIENYHA